In the uncultured Methanobacterium sp. genome, one interval contains:
- a CDS encoding MFS transporter, producing MSENTTGTIENKKGLGTSPIFVMIVLALGVFMTAMDAYIFVPALPTIIADLHTSFNWATWTLTTYMLFMTAIMALAGKLSDVFGRKKLYIIGVATFVIGSITASLSWDIYSLIASMGLQGIGAGIVLPSALSSMNDSAPENQRGKTMGVLMAMSSIATIVGPNIGGFLIQNFGWRTVFYINIPLGIMAIILAFKFKETYGDQDQHIDYIGSALLVGAIASMLLGIIGLESAPFTDLTVFPLLIAAAVLFIALIMYEKRVSEPILDINMLKKPKILSLNFAILLSGIGTFMAFTYVPTFAQTVLNLNVQDSGTVLTPLSVAVCITAILGGFLLDKFGSKRMLLLGSPLLIAGLFGLSYYVTDSTGLAICLAVIGVGVGFTWSAFQLLMMSFMPKKEEATGVGILNTFKGVGSTVAPVIGACFLVDVTSRMGNLSQSFSNLFLFGAVTSIIALVLVIIVIINDKVDSTNLGESEVVTGK from the coding sequence ATGAGTGAAAATACTACCGGAACAATTGAAAATAAAAAGGGTCTAGGAACCTCCCCAATTTTTGTGATGATAGTCCTTGCTTTAGGTGTATTCATGACAGCCATGGATGCCTATATATTCGTGCCTGCACTACCCACAATAATTGCCGATCTGCACACCTCCTTTAATTGGGCAACATGGACTTTAACAACTTACATGTTGTTTATGACAGCAATTATGGCACTGGCAGGGAAATTATCTGATGTATTTGGCCGGAAAAAATTATATATCATTGGTGTGGCCACCTTCGTCATTGGATCAATTACAGCCAGCTTGTCCTGGGACATATATTCCTTAATAGCTTCAATGGGTTTACAGGGTATTGGTGCGGGTATTGTTCTGCCTTCGGCATTATCCAGTATGAATGATTCTGCTCCTGAAAATCAAAGAGGGAAAACAATGGGTGTGCTCATGGCAATGTCATCCATTGCCACCATAGTAGGACCAAACATAGGTGGTTTCCTGATCCAAAATTTTGGTTGGAGAACCGTGTTCTATATCAACATTCCCTTGGGAATCATGGCAATTATCCTGGCTTTCAAGTTCAAAGAAACCTATGGAGATCAAGATCAGCATATTGACTACATTGGATCGGCATTACTAGTAGGGGCAATAGCCTCAATGTTATTGGGTATTATAGGGCTGGAAAGCGCACCATTTACTGATTTAACTGTGTTTCCACTACTCATAGCTGCTGCGGTTCTATTTATTGCACTAATTATGTATGAAAAACGAGTATCAGAACCAATATTAGATATAAATATGTTAAAAAAGCCTAAAATTCTATCGCTTAATTTTGCAATTCTTTTATCAGGGATTGGTACCTTTATGGCATTTACATACGTACCAACCTTCGCCCAGACCGTACTAAATTTGAATGTACAGGATAGTGGTACGGTGTTAACTCCACTTTCTGTAGCAGTGTGTATAACTGCCATATTGGGTGGATTTCTTTTAGATAAGTTCGGATCCAAACGTATGCTCCTGTTAGGATCCCCCCTACTAATCGCAGGACTTTTTGGATTGTCATACTATGTCACGGATTCTACAGGTCTGGCAATTTGCTTAGCAGTAATAGGAGTGGGTGTAGGGTTCACTTGGAGTGCATTCCAGCTTCTTATGATGTCCTTCATGCCAAAAAAAGAAGAAGCAACAGGTGTTGGAATATTAAATACTTTTAAAGGTGTTGGTTCTACCGTCGCACCAGTGATTGGGGCCTGTTTTTTAGTGGATGTCACCAGCAGAATGGGTAACTTAAGCCAATCATTTTCTAATTTGTTCCTTTTCGGAGCAGTAACCTCAATAATTGCTTTAGTCTTGGTGATTATTGTGATAATAAATGATAAGGTAGACTCAACCAACTTAGGTGAATCTGAAGTGGTAACTGGAAAATAA
- a CDS encoding NifB/NifX family molybdenum-iron cluster-binding protein yields the protein MKIAVASTDGKIIDLHFGDANRFLIFKLADGEGKFQEMREKTPMPLNNHQERWVASIDLINDCKAVLCSKIGEEPTIELRKLGIKPIQLDCDVKEALKECSNHLLN from the coding sequence TTGAAGATAGCAGTAGCATCAACCGACGGGAAAATTATTGATTTGCATTTTGGCGATGCAAATCGCTTTTTAATTTTTAAACTTGCAGATGGAGAAGGAAAATTCCAGGAAATGAGAGAAAAAACTCCAATGCCATTGAATAATCATCAAGAACGTTGGGTTGCCTCAATTGACCTTATAAACGATTGTAAAGCAGTTCTCTGCAGTAAAATTGGAGAAGAACCTACAATAGAACTGAGAAAATTGGGAATAAAACCAATACAACTGGATTGTGATGTTAAAGAAGCTCTAAAAGAATGTTCTAACCATTTGTTGAACTAA
- the modA gene encoding molybdate ABC transporter substrate-binding protein — protein MNSKQMAIIGIVVVIIIIAGLYVSGIFTGGNSVKGNITVLAGAGTMAAMNDLKANFEKENPGTTINIQYGNSAELFSSLNTQKSADLVVPGDITFMDKAKSQGYMLNDTIKPIVYHIPIIAVQKGNPKNITSVQNLSMEGLKVGLGDTNGTAVGKESITLLNKSGNLAAVKKNVVVYAPTVNQLLTYLTSGQVDAAIITEDMANTTAAQGKIDAIVIPKDQNAIATIAVGMTTFTQNKPLATKFENYITSSQGLTIWENHGFKAVNQTS, from the coding sequence ATGAATTCAAAACAAATGGCAATTATTGGAATTGTTGTAGTTATAATTATTATTGCCGGATTATATGTCAGTGGAATTTTTACCGGCGGAAATAGTGTTAAAGGGAATATAACAGTTCTGGCAGGTGCTGGAACCATGGCAGCCATGAATGATTTGAAAGCTAATTTCGAGAAAGAAAATCCTGGAACTACCATAAACATACAATATGGTAATAGTGCAGAACTTTTCTCTAGCTTAAATACCCAAAAAAGTGCCGACCTAGTGGTCCCTGGTGACATCACATTCATGGACAAGGCAAAAAGCCAAGGTTACATGTTAAACGATACCATCAAACCCATCGTTTACCACATACCAATTATTGCTGTGCAAAAAGGAAACCCTAAAAACATAACCTCTGTTCAGAATTTATCAATGGAAGGACTTAAAGTAGGGCTAGGTGACACCAACGGTACTGCAGTTGGTAAAGAAAGTATTACATTGCTTAACAAATCAGGAAATCTAGCTGCAGTCAAAAAGAACGTGGTAGTTTACGCCCCAACCGTTAACCAGCTTTTAACCTACTTAACTTCTGGACAGGTTGATGCAGCTATAATTACCGAAGACATGGCAAACACCACTGCAGCACAGGGAAAAATCGATGCAATAGTAATCCCTAAAGATCAAAATGCAATAGCCACTATAGCAGTTGGTATGACTACTTTCACCCAGAACAAACCTCTGGCCACTAAATTCGAAAACTACATCACCTCATCTCAAGGCCTGACCATCTGGGAAAATCATGGATTCAAAGCAGTAAACCAAACCAGTTAA
- a CDS encoding ATP-binding cassette domain-containing protein, with translation MFLEVKNLSVELGQFQLNNVNLKLEKKDYLVIIGPTGSGKSVLLETIAGFFSPDNGQVFLEGKEITDLTPEERGISIVYQDYILFPHMNVFENIAYGLKKKIKDKDIIETKVNNMAQLLKIDHLMGRNPETLSGGEKQRVAIARSLVVKPNILLMDEPFAALDVNTHSYLTSLIKKVIMQHQTTCIHVSHNFNDVYNLAEHVAVMKEGKILQQGTVHDVFSRPTHNFVADFVGVHNVFQGRIVGHDQSLIQVEINPKVILSSSSDLSSHSKEVTVAIRPESIIFSNEPFVSSVRNQVKGVVETIFEVGHNIWISVQVEDLSFMGVLTPNSCEALGIKKGGEIYLSFKSVNVNLMDNYD, from the coding sequence ATGTTTCTGGAAGTTAAAAATTTAAGCGTTGAATTGGGTCAATTCCAATTGAATAATGTGAACCTTAAATTGGAGAAAAAAGATTACTTGGTAATTATAGGACCCACCGGTTCGGGTAAATCCGTCCTTCTGGAAACCATTGCCGGTTTTTTCTCACCAGATAATGGTCAGGTTTTCCTTGAAGGAAAAGAAATAACTGATTTGACTCCGGAAGAAAGAGGGATTAGCATAGTTTACCAGGATTACATTCTTTTTCCTCATATGAATGTTTTTGAAAACATTGCTTATGGATTAAAGAAAAAAATCAAGGATAAAGATATTATAGAGACAAAAGTTAACAATATGGCCCAGTTGCTAAAAATAGACCATCTCATGGGTAGGAATCCTGAAACTCTTAGTGGTGGTGAAAAGCAAAGGGTAGCTATTGCCCGTTCCCTGGTGGTGAAGCCCAATATATTACTGATGGATGAACCCTTCGCTGCTTTAGATGTTAACACCCACAGTTACCTTACTTCACTTATTAAAAAGGTTATCATGCAACACCAGACCACCTGTATCCATGTTTCCCATAATTTTAATGATGTCTACAATTTAGCAGAACACGTGGCAGTGATGAAGGAAGGTAAAATTCTTCAACAGGGCACAGTGCACGATGTATTTTCTAGACCCACCCATAACTTTGTGGCTGATTTTGTGGGAGTGCACAATGTTTTCCAGGGAAGGATCGTTGGCCATGACCAATCACTCATCCAGGTAGAGATCAACCCCAAAGTTATACTATCAAGTTCCAGTGATTTATCTTCCCATTCAAAGGAAGTCACAGTGGCAATACGACCAGAAAGTATCATCTTTTCCAATGAACCATTCGTATCATCAGTGCGCAACCAGGTCAAAGGTGTGGTTGAGACCATCTTTGAAGTAGGACATAACATCTGGATCAGTGTTCAGGTGGAAGATTTATCATTTATGGGTGTTTTAACCCCGAATTCATGTGAAGCACTGGGGATAAAAAAAGGTGGAGAAATTTATCTAAGTTTTAAGTCTGTTAATGTTAATTTAATGGATAATTATGATTAA
- a CDS encoding 4Fe-4S binding protein, whose translation MPNVTINYDKCEGAECGECAEVCSMEILVIDGEKIAIKNQDQCSLCEICTDVCPNEAINLE comes from the coding sequence ATGCCTAATGTAACCATTAACTATGACAAATGTGAGGGAGCAGAATGCGGAGAATGTGCAGAAGTTTGCTCCATGGAAATCCTGGTTATTGATGGAGAAAAAATAGCCATTAAAAATCAGGACCAATGCAGTTTATGCGAAATCTGCACCGATGTTTGCCCCAATGAAGCCATTAATCTGGAATGA
- a CDS encoding ABC transporter permease: MRSKLEIIFISISFIFTAFLFIIIGSLFIIPSPEGFIEAFFSNEMMAALKLTLSTSILAATFVILVAIPTAYSLARYKFPLKSLVKSILDLPMAFPEIVLGIALLMIFGNRFLGIPMDRLGIDIAFTTTGIIIAQFFVAFPYAVRILYSTFNYVNPRYEFVSRSLGYGEFETFRNITLPLARGGIFASTVVTLARCIGTFAAVLLVGGGTYMKTETLSIAIYYNLSLGNIDSAITAGIILVLISFVAIFVLERYAPENIEDGSVK, encoded by the coding sequence ATGAGAAGCAAGCTAGAGATCATCTTCATATCAATATCTTTTATTTTTACCGCATTTTTATTCATAATTATCGGCAGTTTATTTATAATACCATCCCCTGAAGGATTTATAGAAGCTTTTTTCTCCAATGAAATGATGGCAGCCCTGAAATTAACTTTATCTACCTCAATATTAGCTGCAACATTTGTGATACTGGTTGCAATTCCCACTGCTTATTCCCTTGCCAGATACAAGTTTCCTCTTAAAAGTTTAGTTAAGAGCATTCTGGATCTCCCCATGGCTTTTCCAGAAATAGTTCTGGGTATTGCACTGTTGATGATTTTTGGAAATCGATTCCTTGGAATTCCAATGGATCGTTTAGGCATTGACATCGCTTTTACCACAACTGGTATAATCATAGCCCAGTTTTTCGTAGCTTTTCCTTATGCAGTTAGAATTCTTTATTCCACATTCAACTACGTCAACCCCAGATACGAATTTGTTTCCAGAAGTTTAGGATATGGGGAGTTTGAAACTTTTAGAAATATTACACTTCCCTTGGCCAGAGGAGGAATATTTGCCTCCACAGTAGTTACACTGGCCCGTTGTATAGGAACCTTTGCCGCTGTGCTTCTGGTTGGTGGAGGAACCTATATGAAAACTGAAACTCTTTCCATTGCCATTTATTACAATTTATCTCTGGGAAACATAGACAGTGCTATAACTGCAGGGATAATTCTTGTTTTAATATCATTTGTGGCAATATTCGTGTTAGAAAGATACGCCCCGGAAAATATAGAAGATGGGAGTGTGAAATAG
- a CDS encoding molybdopterin-dependent oxidoreductase, giving the protein MKPVITTCTRDCPGSCSIIASVEDGKVTKLRGNPEHDITAGFLCKNTAHYLKNYFYSDKRILHPLLKVENKWKSISWDEALDITAFKISEVIENYGSSSILYYQGFGARTALQAMNRRFFNLLGGVTTTYGTVCGGIGHTAMETDFGTKISHDPLDHLNSNLIIIWGRNPAVTDVHLWRIIRKAQRNGTPLVVIDPVKTKTARHADIFIQPRAGYDYYLAMALSKIILELDSTKNGHVNKNNPENENNYLDHDFIENYTVNFEEYLSILDKYSLNFLSTKCGVDMDVLHELAILYADGNPSSIITGWGLHRYVQGHLTFHMIGALAALTGNIGVSGGGVSQGFEEFEYFDFAVELDELGINQRKIPMPTIGEAIIHTHEPPIKLIFMVSGNPVTLNPNSLKVKRGFDSADFVIMIDHFLNDTSDVADLFLPATTYLEETDLMGSYGHNWVSPVNPVVVPLGEAKSEFEIFQLLAGRLGFEEEMSGHPEKWLEKLADPILKMGISFEELQRAPQRMVKKNDIPFSDGKFKTESGKFEFNEDFQPENRAIEGYPLRLLSTMPEGFIGSVPPNEEIIDECLEVQVHPNVLRINQLVDGDKAILESPVGSLTVQTRENYGIMEDYVLTYKGGWLKHNQCINVLTQDMSSAIGDGTPYYDTWVRIKSIKR; this is encoded by the coding sequence TTGAAACCCGTTATTACCACCTGCACCCGGGACTGTCCGGGTTCATGTAGCATAATAGCCAGCGTAGAAGATGGAAAAGTTACAAAATTACGTGGCAATCCAGAGCACGATATAACTGCTGGTTTTTTGTGTAAAAATACCGCCCATTATCTGAAAAACTATTTTTACAGTGATAAAAGAATTCTTCATCCCCTACTTAAGGTAGAAAACAAATGGAAGAGTATCAGCTGGGATGAAGCACTGGATATTACTGCTTTTAAGATATCCGAGGTTATAGAGAACTATGGAAGTTCATCTATCCTTTATTATCAGGGATTCGGTGCCCGTACCGCTCTTCAGGCCATGAACCGACGATTTTTCAACTTACTGGGTGGAGTTACCACCACCTACGGAACAGTGTGTGGAGGAATAGGGCACACTGCCATGGAAACTGATTTTGGAACTAAAATATCTCATGACCCCCTGGATCATCTCAACAGCAACCTGATAATTATATGGGGACGAAACCCTGCGGTAACTGATGTGCATCTGTGGAGGATCATAAGAAAAGCTCAAAGAAACGGCACCCCGCTTGTGGTAATCGATCCAGTTAAAACAAAAACTGCCAGACATGCTGACATATTCATCCAGCCCAGAGCAGGATATGATTATTATCTGGCCATGGCCCTTTCTAAAATCATCCTAGAATTAGACAGCACTAAAAATGGCCATGTAAATAAAAACAATCCTGAAAACGAAAATAACTATTTAGACCATGATTTTATTGAAAATTATACTGTTAACTTTGAGGAATACCTAAGTATACTGGATAAATATTCTCTTAATTTCCTATCCACTAAATGCGGTGTGGATATGGATGTATTGCATGAACTGGCAATTTTATATGCAGACGGTAATCCTTCTAGCATTATAACCGGTTGGGGGCTCCATCGCTACGTACAGGGCCACCTAACCTTTCATATGATTGGCGCACTGGCCGCTTTAACCGGGAATATTGGAGTATCTGGAGGAGGAGTTAGCCAGGGCTTCGAAGAGTTTGAATACTTTGATTTCGCGGTGGAACTGGATGAACTGGGAATAAACCAGAGAAAAATTCCCATGCCCACCATTGGTGAAGCTATAATCCATACACATGAGCCTCCCATTAAACTTATCTTCATGGTCTCTGGAAATCCAGTGACCTTGAATCCTAACTCTTTAAAGGTAAAACGTGGTTTTGATAGTGCGGATTTTGTAATTATGATCGATCATTTCCTTAATGACACTTCAGATGTTGCAGATCTGTTCCTGCCCGCCACCACCTACCTGGAAGAAACAGATCTAATGGGAAGTTACGGTCATAACTGGGTTTCACCCGTAAATCCAGTAGTAGTACCACTTGGTGAGGCAAAATCCGAATTTGAAATATTTCAACTTCTTGCTGGGCGGTTAGGGTTTGAAGAAGAAATGTCAGGGCATCCAGAAAAATGGCTAGAAAAACTGGCTGATCCAATATTAAAAATGGGGATAAGTTTTGAAGAATTGCAAAGAGCACCACAAAGGATGGTCAAAAAAAATGATATCCCATTTAGTGATGGGAAGTTCAAAACAGAATCCGGAAAATTTGAATTTAATGAAGATTTTCAACCCGAAAACAGGGCAATAGAAGGTTACCCATTAAGACTTCTTTCAACCATGCCTGAGGGGTTTATAGGATCAGTACCCCCCAATGAGGAAATAATAGATGAATGTCTAGAAGTACAGGTTCATCCCAATGTTTTAAGAATTAATCAGTTGGTAGATGGAGATAAAGCAATCCTTGAATCTCCAGTAGGAAGCCTCACTGTCCAAACCAGAGAAAATTATGGCATTATGGAGGATTATGTCCTTACATATAAAGGAGGATGGCTAAAACACAACCAATGCATCAATGTTTTAACCCAGGACATGAGCAGTGCAATTGGTGATGGAACTCCTTATTATGACACATGGGTACGGATAAAGTCTATAAAAAGATAA
- the wtpC gene encoding tungstate ABC transporter ATP-binding protein WtpC, protein MIKIENLSKDWKEFKIDQVNLEVKPNEYFVILGPSGSGKTMLLELIAGIWYPDSGRVYLEDKDITDASLEKRGVGFVYQNYMLFPHKTVFENIAFGLNLRKIPKKEIEVKVQEMMELLNISHLKDRLPRTLSGGEQQRTALARALIVYPKVLLMDEPLSALDRKTRDELMLLLKEIHQKFDITIIHVTHNFDEALQLADRVAIMKQGTISQVGNVEEVFRRPANGFVASFVGVENILKGTATMDGDVTQINTGNTVIVSTEQKTGPVHITVRPEDITLSSQKVATSARNVFEGCVKEIADLGTLIRLTIDVGDPLIVFLTRQSFLDLEINIGKSVWTYFKATAVHVF, encoded by the coding sequence ATGATAAAAATTGAAAACCTGAGCAAGGATTGGAAAGAATTTAAGATAGATCAGGTTAATTTAGAGGTTAAACCCAATGAATACTTCGTTATTTTAGGTCCCAGTGGATCAGGTAAGACCATGCTCCTGGAACTGATTGCTGGAATATGGTACCCAGATTCAGGCAGAGTGTACCTGGAAGATAAGGACATAACTGATGCATCCCTTGAAAAAAGAGGGGTGGGATTTGTTTATCAAAATTACATGCTCTTCCCCCATAAAACCGTGTTTGAAAACATTGCCTTTGGATTGAATTTAAGGAAAATTCCCAAGAAGGAGATCGAAGTTAAGGTCCAGGAGATGATGGAACTTCTAAACATTTCACATCTTAAAGACCGTCTACCCCGAACATTAAGTGGAGGAGAACAGCAGCGCACTGCTTTAGCCCGTGCGCTTATTGTTTATCCTAAGGTTTTACTTATGGATGAGCCATTGAGTGCATTGGATAGGAAAACCAGGGACGAATTAATGTTACTATTGAAAGAAATTCATCAAAAGTTTGATATAACCATCATTCATGTTACTCACAACTTCGACGAAGCCCTGCAACTGGCGGATCGGGTGGCCATTATGAAACAAGGAACCATCTCCCAGGTTGGAAATGTGGAGGAAGTATTCAGACGCCCTGCCAATGGATTTGTTGCCAGTTTTGTGGGTGTTGAAAACATACTCAAGGGCACAGCCACCATGGATGGTGATGTGACCCAAATCAATACTGGAAATACAGTCATTGTCAGCACAGAACAGAAGACAGGACCCGTTCATATTACAGTGCGGCCGGAAGACATTACCCTCTCCTCCCAAAAAGTGGCTACCAGTGCCAGGAATGTTTTTGAAGGCTGTGTGAAAGAGATAGCAGATCTGGGCACCCTGATCCGGTTAACCATTGATGTGGGAGATCCTCTGATTGTTTTTCTAACCAGACAGTCATTTTTGGATCTGGAAATTAATATTGGAAAGTCAGTCTGGACCTACTTCAAAGCCACCGCAGTGCACGTATTTTAA
- the wtpA gene encoding tungstate ABC transporter substrate-binding protein WtpA, with product MDKKIMAAIVIIIIAVVGVGVYGYSSYVASSESGTITIYAAASLAKQMNNTAAEFKKQHPNVDVQIQYGGSSDLISQITQLNKSVDIMASADYGLIDKNMIPNSTSFNLEFARNELVIAYTNNSKNSSQINSTNWYEILNQSDVKIGLADPNSAPAGYRGVMMIQMANSYYNNSNIFNDLIASNSAITSQANGSSYVISSPNNLNPTSKIVSRPAVSDLMPVLQSNSVDYVLVYKSDAEQQKSSGVKYMTLPPQLALSNTTYESTYKNYKLTQFSDTNKSKSVTLTPIVYGITVVNNAPHRDLAIQFVQLLLSPAGNKITQDSYQDPIVPAIATNSSTNIPQPLQQYVKQ from the coding sequence ATGGATAAAAAAATTATGGCAGCCATAGTGATTATAATAATTGCCGTTGTTGGAGTAGGAGTATATGGATACAGCTCCTATGTAGCCTCCTCAGAAAGCGGTACCATAACAATATACGCAGCTGCCAGTCTTGCAAAGCAGATGAATAATACTGCAGCAGAATTCAAAAAACAACACCCTAACGTCGATGTGCAGATACAGTATGGTGGAAGTTCAGATCTAATTAGCCAGATAACCCAACTTAACAAATCTGTGGATATTATGGCCTCAGCAGACTACGGTCTTATTGATAAGAATATGATACCCAATTCCACCAGTTTCAACCTGGAATTTGCACGTAACGAACTGGTAATTGCCTATACCAATAACAGTAAAAACAGCAGCCAGATCAACAGTACCAACTGGTATGAGATATTGAATCAGTCTGATGTGAAAATTGGTTTAGCTGATCCTAACTCTGCACCAGCTGGATACCGTGGTGTGATGATGATCCAGATGGCCAACAGCTACTACAACAACAGCAATATATTCAATGATCTCATTGCTTCCAATTCCGCAATTACATCCCAGGCCAATGGAAGTAGCTATGTCATAAGCAGCCCAAATAACTTAAATCCCACCTCTAAAATAGTTTCAAGACCAGCAGTTTCCGATTTAATGCCCGTACTGCAATCTAATTCCGTAGATTACGTTTTAGTGTACAAGAGTGATGCTGAACAGCAAAAAAGTTCCGGTGTTAAATATATGACCCTGCCTCCTCAACTGGCACTATCCAACACCACCTACGAATCAACCTACAAAAACTACAAGTTAACCCAGTTCAGTGACACCAACAAAAGCAAATCTGTAACTCTGACACCTATTGTATACGGTATTACCGTGGTAAACAATGCCCCACATAGGGACCTTGCAATTCAGTTTGTACAACTCCTTTTAAGCCCTGCAGGTAATAAAATAACCCAGGACAGTTACCAGGACCCAATAGTACCTGCAATAGCAACCAATAGTTCCACCAACATCCCTCAACCACTACAACAATATGTGAAACAGTAG
- the wtpB gene encoding tungstate ABC transporter permease WtpB produces MKRLDYTTIFFAVMGSFLFLFILIPILNLMISADPGSILTNLQNREVMSAIFISAYSALAATILALLFGVPLAYILARHDFHGKGFVEAVIDVPIVIPHTVSGIALLLVFTSTGVIGAPLGKLGLVFTDAIPGIIIAMLFASGSFVVNSAREGFESVDPRMEKVARTLGSGSLRTFGVITLPLALRSIVVGSIMCWARAISEFGAIIIIAYFPITAPVLIYRRFVDFGLSEATPVAVILISLCLLLFLVVRLLMRGWKTYDKN; encoded by the coding sequence ATGAAAAGACTAGATTATACCACTATTTTCTTCGCTGTTATGGGATCGTTCTTGTTCCTGTTTATTTTAATCCCTATACTTAACCTGATGATATCTGCCGATCCGGGCTCCATATTAACTAACCTCCAGAACAGGGAGGTGATGAGTGCTATATTCATCAGCGCCTACTCTGCACTGGCCGCAACAATTCTGGCACTTTTATTTGGAGTGCCACTGGCCTACATCCTGGCCAGGCACGACTTCCATGGAAAGGGATTTGTAGAAGCAGTAATCGATGTGCCGATTGTAATTCCACATACAGTCAGTGGTATTGCCCTTTTACTGGTTTTCACTTCCACAGGAGTAATTGGTGCACCATTGGGAAAGTTAGGACTGGTTTTCACCGATGCAATTCCCGGGATCATCATTGCCATGCTTTTTGCCAGCGGATCATTTGTGGTTAACTCGGCCAGGGAAGGATTTGAAAGCGTTGACCCTCGAATGGAGAAAGTGGCCCGGACGCTGGGTTCTGGTAGTTTGCGGACATTTGGAGTAATAACCTTACCATTGGCACTGCGAAGCATAGTAGTTGGGTCTATAATGTGCTGGGCCCGGGCTATAAGTGAATTTGGAGCAATTATTATTATTGCTTACTTCCCAATAACCGCCCCTGTTCTTATTTACAGGAGATTTGTGGATTTTGGCCTGTCAGAAGCCACCCCAGTTGCTGTTATTTTAATATCTTTATGTCTACTGCTTTTCTTAGTGGTTAGATTGCTTATGAGAGGATGGAAAACCTATGATAAAAATTGA